The window ACCTTAATTTCTTTAGCTACTCACATATGTGAAAggaatttttcttaaataaagaatTTATGTACACAACAAATTAAGCTGCTGTTGCTTGGCAATTACTTTATAATCACCTTCTCAAGCGATGTTTGAGACTGCACACATGACTTACAGAAGAATTGAAAACTGATCAGAAGAGTGCAGGCGGAAGACCGTTGCCAAAAAGTAAGCGCCAAGAACTCGGTATTTTCCACTGTGAAGAAGTATCTGTGGAATTGTTGGTCTGCAACAAAAACAGAATAATTCTTTaggttttaaataataatgatgTAATTCTTTCTCTGGCACATGTGTTAAAATAATGCTCAGCGTTTCAAGTGTCAATATCATTGTGGGTTGCTTTAGAGAAGAGTATCGGAAGATCGAACTTGATCAAACCTTTACACAATTTTCTCCCACATGTGTCAAACAGGTTTAGGTTTGTCTTTTCAGGTGGGGAAACTCCCAGTGAGATTTTAATCAAAATGTATCTTTAATTTGGTGTCTATTTGATGACCAAGGGCTAAAATGAACCCAACCcatacatttttaactttttaaaaattcagctgagtaacatttttcatgttctggattgaagaaaaatgaaaataatggatATAAACCACAAAAGTAAGAACTCCAGATCAAATAGCACTTACTTCACTTTTAATTAGCTGTAGCCATTCATTAAGATAGTTAACAAGAGCAAACGCATCAGGGATGTTGTCCCCTTCCGAGCAGAATTTCAGAAGAACTGCCATTTGGATTCCTTTTGAACAACTGCAACAAAAATGAGCAggcatttctatttcttttctaaatcaaTTACATTTAtgtattaaaagcaaaaacaatCTGCGTATggcttattaaaaaacaaaaccaaataaaaagtaaaaatgtaggCATCtatatagagattttttttttcctcttcagatttCCTTGATTGCATTTTCACACTTCATGCTCTTTTTCTTAGTCTtgaatttgttctttgctttgtgAGGCAGAAATCCTGGGTCATGGAAGAGTTACTCAGGGCCTCTTTTACATACTAATTTGCATTTCTGTGCAAACAAAACACCTTGCAGAGATAACACCATTTTACCATAATGAGTGAATATTACTATGCAAAATTTGAAACTTGGACCTGGTTTTGGCACAAATTCTGATGCACATACCTTttaacaaaaaccccacacctaaTTGTTTGGTGGCCCTGGAATCTTAACTCATTCTTAGTgctcagaatttatttttctttacaactgATGATGGAACTATTTGTAACAGGAGACAGTTTGAGTTAAAGCATCACAGGTACAGAAATTTTACTATTTACAAATTGTGGTTTGCATAAAATCAGATACCAGATTAATAATGATCTTAACTGTAAaggctttattatttttctccagcCCATGCACTTagatttttatcatattttaacTTTACGATGCAGAATTCCCTGTTTTCTGGCATATTATATTCTCTGAATCTGCTCTTCGCTATGGGCTTGATCTGGAAGAAGCTCTATTCCTACAAAAcctttttctatgaaaagaagGACTCTTCCTATAACACAACGgtttaaaagataattttatcCATGTACTAAAAACAGGACTTCTGATATCTTTCTGTGCTTGTCTTTAGACAACTCACCTCTCAGTAAACAATAGTTTTGTGATGCCACCTCCAGGAATATGTAGAACTTTTTCGGTATCATTTATTCCAGGGTAAGATGctactttttccatttctttccagttTAGGTCCTGCATAAGGCCTCCAACTGCTTTCTCAAGATCAGGTGTAAGTAGGTAGCGCAGTGGTGTCCTAGGAACAAATCAAGAATACATTCAGTATGACAATAAAAGACACTTCCAATGTTTTTACTTGTGGCAAAAAGAAGCTGCAAGCATTGAGGACCTCACATCTGCAATGAAGAACTGCACTGACATTCCATTCTTCCTCAAATCAAAGCTAAAAAGTAGTCTGTAGCTTCAAAACAGTATAAACTACTCAACTTTCTGCCACAAATAGAATTAAGGTATCCTCTTTTTAGAGGCTCAAGTAACTGGCACGTACCAGATACATAAGGACATGAATAGAACTGCTTATagtttgttaaaattatttacaaataaaatgtgctttttattcCTTCAGATAGGAGGTGATTAAATTAAAGTTAGTTAGGGCAAACTCGGACTTCACTCTGATGCAGTAAAGTATCTGTgatgcttattatttttaataagctcACACTACAAGTACCTGCAGACTTCAGTCAAGTCTAAGTAATTTCTGAATGCACTATCCTCCCTCTTTAGTGACTTTGTTATCAGAAAGTTATTCTGTGGTGCTGCGGGAGAGCAGGGTATATGACCACAATTTACGATTAAACCTGCATCAAATAACCATCAGTCCCTCTCATTTCATTCCATGTTAGCTGGCCATTCTGCAACACTGGTAACTATGTCTGGGACATGCATGGACCTAAATCTTCTTTAAGGCCCTACACATTTATACAGCCTGAGGATAACAATTAGTCTTTTGcaaaaatactgggttttgtttgtttttgttaaatcactgatTACAATGCCCTCAATAAGCAAGTAatgcttgttttttaaaggtgTAGTATCTAATAAAAATACGTATAGTTTGAACCTTGCAGCTGTCTCACAACAAATAAGAATTGATAACTTCCTATAAAAAAAGAATGACAACTTACTATACTAAAGAAAACcttcaaaatgcagaataatGAAGAAGAGGTAAGAAACTAACCAATACTCTAATTACCAGTTAAAAATCTAATCTGTGACCTCTATGTTAGCAGCTAATCCCTGACTGCTTGCAGCCACAAGGAATTAAGAATGCTGAGGCTCTCTTGCCTGACAGCGCAAATCAAGTGCAATTTACTTACGGCTTAATTTGCTCAGTACTTTCAACAGTAGTAACTAGCGAAGTTCAGAGACTGATCCTGTATAATACTTAATATactgttaaaacattttatgaCTTATATATGCAGCAAAGCAAAAGAGCCCTGCAAGAAGTACTTAGTAGAGGGAAATACATCAGTTTGTCAAAAAGAAACGAAACACTAATTAGGTCTTTTAATGACACAAACATACCCAAGAAGTTGCTCATCATCGCGTTGGTATGCATGGCTGCTAGACAGAACGACGACTCTGGCACATTTACTGCTTTTTACCCAAGAAAGGAGTGTTTGACAGAACGGCCTGTACTTGTTCTTTAtgcaaagatggagaaaaaaagtgaaaaatatattgtctcctttaaaaaaaggccAACAGTCAACAATATCAGGTGTTACATAGAATATTTATCAATGatgtacatttttctttatatccatTCAGTCTTCAGcttcagaaaatttttaaaaaacagaggacTGCTCTGGTTGTTTACTTAATCAAAACTACACATATAATGATAAAAATTATCATTAAGACCACGTTAACAACAGCAGTACCACCTGTTTTGTGTGCCATTAACACCAATGGAAAAAGCTTTAGAGTAAGATGGGATGGTAGGATCACACAGTATTTTTCCACACTTTGAACtgataaaaaaatgcagcacttttttttttttctggtgtgatACTCCGCTTATTTTAAATTACACCCACTGTCCAGTTAATAAGTAATtccaaattcttcatttttttacatAATGAAGGCAGTTTAAATTAATATAGAACACTACGAAATAATTAAGTTGTAGTGACATCAGAAATTAAGCTATTACAATAAAAGACAAACACATGAAGACaggaagcataaagaaaaaaaagaaatggacaaaACCCAGACTGTTTTGTGTTTTCAAGACTGTTAATAACTAAGGACATATTTACACTAAGAATTACCAACATAGGTGCCTTGTTCTgaggctttgaaaaacaaaacaaaacctcaaccCTCAATGAATACAGAAGTCAGTTTCTATTAGCTAAAATTATATCAACTGCAGAAGGTATTATAGcagaaagtagaaaaatattttgctctttctcaatcggttttttagggtttttttgaaacaaagtgTTTTATAACATGGCATAGTTCTTCTAGGTTTGCTTATTTAGTCTTAAAATTTACCTACACCACTTAAACTATTTGACAGCAGAACTATTCAAACTGAATAGTGAAGTAAGAACAATCGACGAGCATACATACCTTTATAAAAGGTGATCTGATCTGCAGAACTACAAGTTTCTTTGAAGGTAATGAATACACtacaagaagaaataattaagttttgtaagaagaaagcaagaaagaagtaTCCAGATTTATCCAATTTACAAACCTTGGGACAGTAAACCTTTCACCTGTCAATTCATATGGGAAAGCCTGACAATACCCACAGTGttaaagatacatatttttgtaCATTCTTCACTTGACTTAAATTTCACTCGTCATAAATTCAAAGGattgaataaagaaaaatatatgaagaTCTGCCTCCTGTAATGATTCAGATAATCTCTTTATGCAGCTTTGCAATGATTGACAGATTATTCTGAGATTTCAGTgatttaagaggggaaaaaaacatgaaatgcAATAATCAACATAGGGAAAGAAACTAAGAATTTGAAGAAAGAAGTGGGAGAAACACCACATAAGTAAAAAGGCAAACGTAGGtgggaaagaagaagagaggaTAAATATCCTTCTACACCAGTAATTCAGCAGTTTACTGTAAGTACGTGCACACTTCATCTTGCTTTGGATTAAAACCGCAGTTTTGGCTGCACTGTAATATGGTTGAAATTAATCATTTCTTATTGGTTCCATATGTTAAATTGGTTATCCAAAATAACAAGAGTAAAAGTTTCCTCTGTGAAGCATAAGTACACTCTTATCTGTAAGTTTCTGAAGTCACTACTGACTTTAAACATTGTTCACATAAGCTAAacgtaacaacaacaaaaaaaggaaacataacatTCTTGCACCCTACATAGTTTGCAGATATCTTTAGCAGTCAATACCAACCTTCAGCATTTATACTCAGCTCCATtgagttttcttctgctgttgcaTAGGGATTATTTCCAACCATTGGCACCAGGCAATCAGTGTAGAAGTAACCAACTTTAGTCATGCCGAGCGTGGAAATCACTAGATCTATTGCCAGTTGACCGACATTTCCCACCGACACTGCTGGCTGAAGTAACAGAAGTTACTTATTTACAGTGTGTTTTATGGACAATACAATAAGCTCTTCAAATAGTGAAAGTTTAAATTACTTCAATTCTGGTCAAACATGATTTCTAAAAGTGGCTGCTCATTCTCTGGCAAAGGTGACTATTTCTTAACAGTTTACTAATGCACACTTTGATTCCTGTCCTACAAAAACATCCTGGCCACTTCTGTGAAAAATCTTGTCTTACTGTAAATGTAAGCAAAGGCTTGGGAACTTgtctcctccctctcttttttttggaTACAGAATAGATAAAAGTCATTCAAACGACTAATGCCAAGATTGGTAGGCCTCAAGTGACACCTAATGGAAACGTTGATATTACATATTAAACCTGTAAATAGCATGACTCATATACAAAAGCAgattgtttttcatcttttaaggATGAAAATGCTAATGGTCATCTTGGATTAATTTTATAGTAATTACTATGGGTTATCATCAATTAGGGCTGATACTGACCTAATCTGAtggcacagaaagagaaattcaagAGTTTGTGTCCTACAGAAACTGATACTGGAAGACAGCGGTAAAACATTTGGTTGCGTCCCTCTAATTTATAAACGAGTCCGTGTCTACGAATTTCTGCTGCCACCAGTTACGCAAACACGCCGAATTTGATGCTCAGAAGCTCACAGCAAAAGAGCACCTAACATCACCTACGGAGCGTCATTACAAACTGGCTGGCATTCAACAGCCTGTTATGCCCAGACAAAGAAACCAGCCGTGATCTATTTCCTGTGGCTCGTCAGCTGATCTGCAATGACTTCCCGTGCAGCCTGCACAGTCATCCCAGGCCGTGCAGCCCTCGATGGAAGGTTACCTTTGAGTAATACAGTAAAGGGACTCACGAacaggaggggggggggtgtggaaaaaaaaggtttgaaggtTTGCTACTTTGCAGCCTGCACGGGAACTCTTACCCCACAATAGCCAATGTAACCTCAGGTAGGTTACCTTAAATTGATTTCATACCATGCACGAAGATGATGAAAACACTTCCTAAAACAATCCTAATCGGAGGTTAAATTTagcaaaaatgaagaattttatattaaaaacatgTATGTATCgcatctaaatgaaaaaaaacccaaccctttatTTCAGTGCCAACCTACAGATACTACAAGTTTTGTAAGAAGATGTACGGCATTTTAATCTTAGGGTGAAAGCATACCGCTGTGGCTCAGCACGTAACGCTTAGCTCAACAAGAGCAGAAAACGAGGGAGGTAGAAACTGACAGAAACGGAAAAGACTTCCTTATGCTCTGCTGGAAACAGCTGTGGGAGGCACCCCCGCAAATCCCCCTCTTTCACTCGGCAAAACACCCGATACACACACAGGGACAGCAACTGCCTGCCCAGCACCTCTTTACTTTCCTGCAGACAAGTACGCAAGGACGACCCCCggacagggaagaaagagagacCAAAGCGCCccggctctcctgccccacaggagTCAGGGAGACAACCCCCTTGCCCGCACCCCACAGAGCGGAGCGAATCCATCAGCTCCCGCGCCCTGAGAAGCGGCGCGGCCCACTCAGGGGCGCCCCGTTGGGGGCAGCCGCCCCCTCAAGCCCACGGAAGGCGGGGTGGAAGCAGAGGAGGGCGACCTACCATCAGCAGAGTGAAGCCTTTAAAGTCGGAGCTGGCGGAGCCCCCGCCGCGCTCGCAAGGAACAAACATACCGGCCgggggaggaaggcagcaatCAGGCCGCTGCacccttctctcttctcctcagcGGGGCGGGGAGTAACGGCGGTAACCGCCCGCCTCGCGCTGCGCCAGGCAGTTGGGGCCGTTGCCCGCGCCCGTTGGAACGGCGGTTGGGGGCGGGGCCTCGCCCGCTCCTCCCGCGGCGGGAAGCGCGGCCGGGGCTGcactctcctcctgccctgccgcCATGTCGCTGCCGCCGGAGAAAGCTTCCGAGCTGAAGCAGATCATCCACCAGCAGCTGGTCAAGGTGGGGGCAAGCTCCGCGGCGGAGCGGCTTCTCCTGCCGGGGGGGAAGCCCCGGGGGAGgagttgtggggtgggggggccggtGTCGGCCGAAGCGGGGGAGGTGCGGGGGCGAGGCCCGAGGCTCTGAGCATCCTGaggacttttttttattgttgtggtgttttgtttgttgttgtggtgttttgtttgttgttggttttttcctttgtttttttgagTGAGGTTCTTGGGATAGGTCTTGGACTGACGGGGAAATAAATAAGAATGCTTTAACTCATATATCGCAAAGTATTTCACAGTTAAGGCTGGGGCCGTAACGTTGTTCCTGTGTGCGAAACAGCTTCACAAACCCGTGCATGCAGCTGACATGAAGGACAGAAATTCTCTGACTTACCTTTAAGCATAGGGGAAGCTTCCAAGGGAGACTTCCTACTTTTGTGCCTTCCCTACGCATATATAAAGGTGtactttttcccttaaaaaataagaaactattCTCCCAAGTTTGAATTTTGAGGGAgtcaagaaattaaaacagtgaCTGTTTTATAATTCATGGATTTGCAGACCTTTTTGTAAGGAGGGAAGTTCAAGGCAGGGGATGCTGTCAAGAGCAGTGAAAATGCTCAGGTTTGGTATGCTCATGAGTTTTTTTAACTGTTAGAGCTGCTTTGGTTAGTGGCTTGCTTGATTAGTTCTGAAAGGATTAGTGTTTTGATGtagttatttctgtgtttctagGAGAATACCTTTAATCTTATAGATTGACTGTTTAATCATAGTTAATACCATTTAAAGAGCTTGTATTTGTAGCATATAgtgaattttctttcagatggaTGTTCATGGCAGGATAAGAGAAGTTCTTGCAGAGACTATACGTGACGAGTTAGCACCTGAGCATCAGCAGTTATCCACAGAAGATCTGATAAAAGCCTTAAGACAACGAGGAATCGTTGACGACGTTATGAAGGAACTTAAATTTGTAACTGTAAGTAGcttttgaaaagtgaaaatatttttgcttattcCTTTTACTGACTTGGTGTTTTGGCAAAGTGAAAATGCACTACTTCTAAAGGTTTGTAATGGCTTTAGTGATTTGTGACATATTAGGAGCAGAACAGCTTCCTGCACTTATTAAAATTGGTTTAATGATAATACTACATTGAAAGTATTTGTTCAATTTCATTGCATCTCAAGTACTAGAAGGGAGCATACCTGAGGAATGGCATTCACTTGAAATGGAGGATTCTTTAATTTTTAGAAAACTATGGGAAGAGCACTGTTTCATCCCTTGACACTTTAAAAAGTCTTAATTGTAATTCTAGGATGTGAATGAAAAGGAGGGGACTTCAGCTCCAAAACCATCAACACATTTTGTTGACAGAGAACCAccagttctgaaaaaaagtatgttgcttatttattttaatatttggatTGTAGTTTTGAGAGAAATTTGAAGCTTGTAATTATTGAACTCTGAATTAGTGATCCAGTATGAACTGGAATCATTCATAGCCTTCAAAATGTGGAGAAAGAGATGTTTTTCCTGCTTACCTAGAGGAAGCAAATTTGTGTAAGCAGCAGAAATTAGTGTCACATAAAATTTGACtgtttttttagaattttatttattttacattaagaTCTCTTCCATATGTTTTACAATCACTTTCTCCTAAGTAATTGTTTCAAAAAAGTTTCTCCTGTTAGTTAATTGATATTTAACGTGCTTCCTAAGATCTGTTTGTGGtctcttcatttttattactaCGCTTTACAGCTAACATTGACCCAACACGGAGGTATCTTTACCTTCAGGTTTTGGGTGGAAAAGCTTTTCTGGAACATCTTCAGGAACCGGAGCCTCTGCCTGGCCAAATCTGTTCTACCTTCACTCTGTGTTTACATTTTCGAAATCAGCGCTTCCGTTCTAAACCTGTCCCCTGTGCCTGTGAGCCAGATTTTCATGATGGATTTTTACTTGAAGTACACAAGGATAGCCGAGGTAAGGAATACTGTGCGTTTAAAGCTGTTGCCATCGGGGGTTTTTCCTGACTGCGGAGTTATTGTGAAATACGTTTGATAATAGTTAGTggctttctttcctattttttgtcatgttttcctaAGGAAACTGATTACTGTATTAGGTTATGCTACTTGTAAATCTTTCTCTACTCTTCGACTCTAAAATAACTTTTGAATTTGACCAACTATATCCATAACTGACAGTGAGATGATAGTCTAAGAGATGGTAAGAGATACTAAGGTGGCTGTGATTTTCGTGAACTTTGTGCTGACGAGTGAAGAAGGGAATGTAGACTGTTGTCACATGGAAGGAAGAACTTCAGTGTGAGTTTGGTTTGTCTACTGGTTGGCAAACACCTGCAGAAGAGTCAGTCATCCACAGCCTGTATTACCCTTCTTCTGCTGATAGCCAGGGAACATGGTAGGAGCTAAACATATTATGAAAAGATTATGGATATTGTCTGAATCCTGTAGAAATCGAGGGTAGTTTATGGATTATCAGGGTACAGAGAGAAACCCAGAGTTATTGCAGTTGGACTTGGGGAAGGGAGCAAATATACCACAAATTCAATGAAAACCAGACTTTGTTAGTTCTGCTGCTCATGGAGTGGTTTTATATCACAGGGTCAAGTTTAACTATAGTGAAAGTTGTTTTCTGAATACTAATGTATAGTAAATCGACCTGACACATTCCAActtattaaaagaatatttttcaattgtttttacCTAATGGTGctttaatattctttattttcttaaatgctaattccattttcttttttgtgtagTTGAACCAGTTACATTGGAATATTCAACTATAGAAATCTTTTTAATCTCCTCTGTAAATTAACTGTAATCTTTCTCTATCTGTGTCCTAAACTGAGTTTGATTTTAAGATGGGATCATTGCTTACGCTTCTGGATATgagatttttcttaaaatgcaatgTATGCAATGAATGTAAATGCATactttttttgatttttgaggAGGACTTGGGATGATAATATTCTTGCTGTTTTATCTTGGTTTAATAATGGCAGGTGATGGAAGTAAAATGGTGGACGCAACTACTATGTTATCTATATGTGATCCAGTGCATATAGTTCTGATCAAAACAGACACATTTGGTGAGACAACACTAGTAGCATCCTATTTCTTGGAGTGGCGATCTGTCTTGGCTGCAGAGAATGGCGTAACAAATATTGCTGTTGAACTCCTGGGTGTAGGTAAGAATAAATAACAAGGCTGTAATGATGACTTAAAATATTGGGTACTGAGCTTGCTTATAAGCTTAAAGCAGTATTTATGATGTAGTTTAATTTTAGTTCAATTCATATATTACTATGAAGTGTCCTTAGAAAATGTTTAGGAGGCTAATGATCAGATTTTGCTGTTACCAAAATACTACAAATGTATATTCCAGATCCTCTGTAATAATGGTCTCCATGTCTGGGAACTCTCACTGCTGATTTACTGAAAAATCTGGATAAATtatcaaaaacaaacagaacaaaagtcTACCAATTAATCTCCAGGAATATATCAGACCCATGCACTGAAGAGTAAGATCTAGTTTGTGTCCCTTTCATAGCAAATTAGCAGCTGCTGGAGAAAATGATCTCTGGTGTGCTGCCGTTTATTCCAGTAGCCGAAAGCATGTTTTCTGACAGAAGGGCTGAACAGCTTTGCCTAGATGCTTAGCCGTTAGTA of the Larus michahellis chromosome 2, bLarMic1.1, whole genome shotgun sequence genome contains:
- the PSMG2 gene encoding proteasome assembly chaperone 2; this encodes MFVPCERGGGSASSDFKGFTLLMPAVSVGNVGQLAIDLVISTLGMTKVGYFYTDCLVPMVGNNPYATAEENSMELSINAEVYSLPSKKLVVLQIRSPFIKNKYRPFCQTLLSWVKSSKCARVVVLSSSHAYQRDDEQLLGTPLRYLLTPDLEKAVGGLMQDLNWKEMEKVASYPGINDTEKVLHIPGGGITKLLFTESCSKGIQMAVLLKFCSEGDNIPDAFALVNYLNEWLQLIKSETNNSTDTSSQWKIPSSWRLLFGNGLPPALF